Genomic DNA from Deinococcus aetherius:
GATTGACGAGTCCGGCGACACAGCCCCATATGACCCCATGCCGTTTGGGCTCGTTTCGGAAGAACTCCTTGCAGGCGCGGAACTTCTTCATCCGATTGATGACGTTCTCGGCGGTGATCCGTACCTTGGAGATCAGACGGTTCAGCTCACGTTGCTCCAGGCTCAACTCGCCCTTCTTCGGGCGCTTGGCGGGCACGATGGTCTCGCGCTCGGGGTAGACCTTCTCCAGCCCGGTGTACCCACGGTCCCCCCACACTCGGACATGGGGGGGCAAGCGGTTGATCAAGCGCGACCGTTTAAGCACCTTCATGTCATGAGTGCGACCGCTGGCGGTCGCACTGAGATGGACGACCTGCCCTTCGGGCGTCACCGCCACCTGGGTCTTCAGGGTGTGCGTGCCCTGCTTGACGCTATAGAACCGCTTCTTGTCCTTGGGCCGCCCCACCGCTTTCTTCCCCGGCGTCTGGCCCTTCTTCACCTTCGGCTGCCCCCGGGGCTGCTCGGTGCCGTCCACGATCACGTCCGTCAGCTCGGGGAACACCTCCAAGAACTCCTCCAACGAGCGAATCTTTCTCGGCTTCTTGGTCTGGTTGCCCGCAACCTCATCCGGCTTGGCCTGGAGGGTCCGGGAACGCAGGGGAGCAGGCAACGCCTGCTCCAAGACGGGCAGCAAGCCGTGGATGTTGCGGCAAACATTCGCTGCGTCCAGGTCAAACAGGATGCCCAGGACGTGCATTGTGAAGTACTGGCGCAGGTAGAGCAGCGTGACGAATAATCGCTGGCTCAGGTCAAGCTTGAAGGTGTTGCCCGCACCGATGCGCCGAACCCGTCCGGCGCCCAGCAGGGAGCGGCGGTGGGCCTGCTCCCACAACGGCTCCAGTTTGCTCAGCAGCCGCTCGAACTCTTCGGGAGTCAGCCCCACCAGACGCTCGAAGGAACGTGCTCGGGACTTCAGCTTGTCCAGCCGCAACACCCCCCGAACCTACCCGGCCACCCCTCTATCGCGCAACAGGTCTTCATATCAGGAGGAAAGCGAGATGGTGAACCCCCGTTGCCGTACCTACGTCAGCCCCAAAACTTCGCAGCACGAGGAGGGTCGGGGCGAACTCCAGGCTCAGGTCGAGGCGGCCCTCCAGGTCCTGCGTCTCGCCGAGCAGCTCGGTCCCCGTCCTCGAAAACCGCGCGTCCGTGTTCACCTGCACTGATGCCCCACCCGGGTTTTGCCTGTTCCCGGGACCCGGTCCACATCCCTGACCTGAAAGGGTGCCCATGCTGCATCTGCTGCTCGGAAGCCTTCGCAGGGACGCTCGGCTCCTGCGTTGGCTCGCCACCATCATCCCTCCCGCCCTACTGCTCGGCTTCACGTTGCAGGTCAGTCGCAGGGCCCCGCCCGACGCGGCGCAGGTCTGGTCCTCGCTGCTTGCCACCCTGCTGTGGGCCGTGCTGTTCCTGCTCGCCCGCCGTTTCGGTCCGGCCTTCGACACCCGCACCGGCACCCGGTTGATGGGTACTCTCCGGGTCGTCCTCCTCCTGCTGTTCGTCATGCAACTGGTCCTGTTGCTCAGCACCCTCTTCCCCTTCGCCTGACCTCCCCGGTCCCGAACTTCAGGAGCACCCCAGCAATGCCACCCAACACCCGAGACGACGGACGACCTGCGACCCCTGATCCTCAGCGCCGACCGGATGTCCCCACTGTGACCAGCGACCGGGCGTTGCAGGTCGGGGAGGTCCCGTGCCGAGCCTTTCCCTTTTGCGTGGCCCGGGAGGACCCTCGCCTTCAGGGCGGCGAGGCAGGCATGGCCCTCCTGCACTTCCTGCTTCGCCGCTTCGGCCACCGGGTCCCCGACCCCGTTCTCGTGACCTGCCCCAACTGCCACGGCGAGGGCGACCTCCTGGTGGACGACAGCATCGTGTTCAGCGACCCCGACACGGGAGCGGCCGAGGTCGAGGTCGGCCAGAACCTGGAGACGTGCACGACCTGCCAGGGCTCCGGTCGGATCACTCTCCGGACACAGCTCGTGATCCGCACCGCTCACCTCGTCAACACGGATCGCTGGTGGGCCCGGCACGCCAAAGCCTGACCTGCGCTCGTCAACCCGGCCGCCGAGCGGGGAGCCTCCACGTCATTTTTGATGGCGTCCGCACTCGGGCGAAAGGTGCAGCCGCTTCCGCTCACGTCCGGCAGAGACGCTGGGGTGCCCCGCCAGATCGATGAGTCTCCACACTCACCCGCCGGGCAGCGGGTGGGCCAGCCGCATGACCACCACCAAACGCATCCGCCACAAGGGCAAGAGGAAGTTCCCTCGTCCCCTCACCCGTGAGCAGAAACGCGAGCGGAAGTATCAGAGCTGGAGGCACGTGTGAGGCCGCCCGTCCTCCCCCAAGTCGCCGGCACACCCCCCGCCGGCCAGGCCCTGCTGACCCACACGCTGAACCTGCTCGACCTGCTCGACGTCCTGCGGCCCAACCTGGAACGCACCCTGTGCGTCGACCTGATGATCACCTGTCCCGCCGTGTCGGCCCAGACCACCTGTGAACTCGCCCGCCTGGCCCTGCAGGATGCCGACGGCCTCCCTGCCCATCCCCAAGTGCCTGCGCTGACCGCGTACGTCCGCCGTCTGCTGGGCGCCCTGCTCGCCTCGCCCGCTCCTCAGGGTCTCGTCGCCTGAACACGCCCTGACGTGACCAACCTGACCCGCACCCACGCTGGAGGACGGGCACGGTCACCCCTCGCGTCCACTGCAGAACGGGCAGCCATCCCTCGCCCGGAGACCGCACCGGGCGAACCACCGGCAAGGTTCACCGGTGCCGCCGCGCACCAGAAGGAGTCCCCATGAACAAGGTCCTGATCATCGCCGCCCTCGCCCGCGATCCCGAACTCCGCTACACCCCGGGAGGCACCGCCGTCCTCGATCTCACCCTCGCGGGCGAGCGCCACATCACGGGCAGCGACGGGCGCGCGCACGTCATCCCCTTCTACGAGAACGGGCAGGCGCTGGGCAAGTACGCCGAACATCTGGCCGAGCGCGGGTATCAGGCGGGCGACGTCCTGGTGGCGGACGGGCAGCTCGATTACAGCCAGTGGGAGGCGCCCGAAGGGGGCAAGCGCAGCGCCCTGCGGGTGCGCGTCACGGGGACGGTGCGTCAAGCGGACGGAGACTTCGAGATCGCCCAGGATGGCCGGGGCGGGCAGCGGCTCAGGGGCGGCTTGAACCGGGCCACGGTCATCGGGAACGTGTCCGCCGACCCCGAACTGCGGTACACACCTGCCGGTGACGCCGTGCTCGGTCTGCGTCTGGGCGTCAACGAGAAGTACAAGGACCGTCAGGGCCAGGCCCAGGAGAAGACGCACTGGGTGGACGTGACCTTGTGGCGCGACCTGGCCCTGGCTCACCAGGGTCTGCGCAAGGGCGACCCAGTCCTGGTGGAGGGCGCACTGGTGGACGAGTCGTGGACGGACCGCGACGGGAACAGGCGCCGGACCAAGAAGGTCGAGGCGGACAGCGTGGTCCCCCTCAGCCGGGGTGCGGGCACGGGCACCTCCGGCACGCCAGCTCCGGCACGCGAGCAGCGGCAGCCGGTTGCCGCCTCGGGGACTCGCGCGGCCAGCTCTCAAAACGCCGCGCCCGCCCCGACCCGCTCCGGGGGGCTGGACATCGATCAGGGGCTGGAGGACTTCCCGCCCGACGAGGAGCCCCTGCCGTTCTGAGCCAGCCCGGGGAGAGAGCGCCTCTCTCCCCTGTTCGTCTGGAACATCCACCCGCCGTCCCCATCGCCCCCGGCGGGGTGCCCCTGGGGGACCCTCGCCCGGTAGAACGCCGGGCGCAAAGGAGCGCATGAACCTGTCCCTGAAGCTCGGCGAGGGCGTGAACCTCGACCTCCGTCTCGGTGAGATCGCGGCGTCCCTCACCACCCCCGAGGCGCTTGCTCTCGCGGTGCACTTGGAGGACGCGGCAGACGACTCCTTTACCCTGTTCACCTGCGGGCCCCTGGTCCTGCCGCCCTCCGGCGGCGTGATCCGTCTCAGCCTGGAAGTTCCGGAAGAGGTGGATCAAGCGCTGACGCTCTCGGCTGGCGAGGCTCTCCAGACCGCCCGCGTCATCACCTCGGCGGCCCGGACCCTCCACGGCATTCGCGCTGGACGGCGGTCGGACCGGGCGCGCGTGGACACCACCCTCGGCGGCCGGACCAGGCACCTTCCCTTCACGGTGGGGAGGGCCGGGACATGCTGAGGTTCCTGCATGTCCTGGCCAGTTTCCTCACGCCCGCCTTCGAGGTCGAGCAGCAGTTCCCGCCACGCTGTGGCGAGCGGCGCAGCCTCCACGTCACCCACCGGCCGGGCGCGGGGTACGCCGTGTTCGAGACCCGCACCGACGAGGCGCAGGGGGAGACGGCCATCGACGCCGAGACCTTCGAGGACGGCCTGACCCGTCCCCAGGCCCTGCGTCTCGCGGCCCGGTCGGGAGCTCGCCCCGAGACGGCGGCCGCGGTGCAGGCGTCCCGCTCGGCCCTCGTTCCCGCGCCCGTGCCTCTTCAGCTGGAGGTGCACGGCGACCTCGGGGTCGTCACCCTGCACCTGCACGAGCACCTGGACCAGCCGGGCTTCCTCGCCGCGTTGGAGTGGGCCCTCCGGACCACCGACGCCGCGTCCTACCTCGCCCTGATCGGCCGGGAGGGAGAGCAGGAACTGGCCTGGCAGGCCCTCTTCGAGCGGGTGCCCTGGGGTCGGGGGACGGTTCGCGAGATCGAGCGCCTCACCGCCCACCTGTGACCCCGAAGGGCAGACCTTTCCCGGAAGGACCCTCGCCCGGAACCTTGCCGGGCGTGCACGCACTCCCCTGACCCCCGGAGGAAGCATGCCGAGGTCGCCGTGACTGTCGACGCGCAGGGACGGCTCACCCTGCCCCCCGAGGCGCAGGCCCGCCTCGCCCAGGGGCCCGGGCAGACCCTGGTGATCGATGTGGATCTCCCCGTCGAGCAGACGCCGGTCGGTGAGGGCGAGAATCCCTTCCTGCGCTTCATCGGCACCCTGTCCCCCTGGCCGAGGACAGCCGCACGTCCTCCCGACGTGAACGGGGACACGAGAACTGACAGGTTGCACCGCCACGAGGGTGCGCGGCGCCCGGCTTCACACCAAGCTGGGCGCCGCATCCCTTCGTCTTCTTTTGGAGCAGTCTGTCGTTGGTGTGGCATTCTGGCGTACAATAATGCCGAGGGGAATGTGATGACGCATCTACCGAAAGACGAGCGCCTGCACCTGCGAGTGACTGGGGAGCACCATGACCTGATCGAACAGGCCGCCACCCTCGAGGGGCTCACCCTCACGGGTTTTGCCACCCGTCACCTCGTGGACGCCGCGACGCGAGTGGTCGAACATCACCGCGTGACGCAGCTCGGCCGAGAACAGGCCGAAGCGTTTCTCCGTGCCCTCGAGGAAGGCGAGGCTCCCCAGGGTGTGGACCGCCTCACGCGCCACTTCGGCCGGACCTCGCTGCCTGTGCGGGAAGAACCGTGAGTGTGGACGATCTGCAGGTGACGCCGCTCGGTCCCCACCATGACCGGGCGGCGTTCACGTGTGGTGAGGCGACGCTCGACCGCTACCTGCGCGAACAGGCGAGCCAGGACCGCAAACGCTCGCTCGCGCGTTGCTACGTCCTCACCCGAGCGAGCGAGCCCGCCCGTATCGTGGGGTACTACACCCTCAGCGCCCACAGTCTCCGGCTTCACGACCTGCCCGAAGACGCGGCGCGCGGCATTCCCTACCGTGACGTTCCAGGCGTGCTGATCGGGCGGCTGGCGCTGGACGTGCGCGAGCAGGGTCGGGGCCTTGGGGAGCGGCTCCTCGCGGCGGCCGTCGAACATTGCGCACGGTTGGAGAGTGAGCTGGGGTTGCGGGTGATCGTGGTGGATGCGCTTTCCGAGGGAGCGGCCCGCTTCTACGAGCGTTTCGGCTTCCAGCGCTTCGGCTCCGGTGAGTTGCGGCTCTTCCTGAGCCTCCGGCACGTGCGGCCCAGGACGTAGGACAGAGAAGGCGAAGGGCAATGGGGAGGGGCCGGCGTGCCTCTCCCCTTTCATCATGTCCCGGCAGGACCCTCGCCCTGCCGAGCGGGGCAGGCGGCATGAAGGAGTTCGACTTCCACCTGCTGCGGCATGCCGAGGCCCAGCTTCAGGTCATTGCGCAAATCCTCGTTCAGGGCCGTGACATCTACGACGCGATGGACCGCGCCGCCCTGGCCCTGAACGTTCGCGCCCGACTCGCCCCGGACGTCCTGGTGTTCACGGTCGTGAACGACCCACGGCAGGAACAGGTTCGTCCCGGCGATCTCCTGGTCGGGGGTGGCCTCACCGCCCGCGTCCTCTCCCTCAACGACTTCAGGTCCGCCCCCTCCATCGGTCGAATCCTCCTGCTGCACTGAACCTCTCGCTGTCCCCTGAGCGGGTCAGCTCCCCACCACAAGGGGTGCACCATGAACGAAGGCATGATCAGCGGTTGCGTCGTCCGCGTCGAGGACAAGACCCAGACCTTTCCCGCTGCCATCGTCACCCTGGCGGGCGAGACGAGCCGAGTCAGCAAAGCCCTGGTCTTTTTCGAGCAGGTCCGCGTGACTGGAGACGTCGCCATGAAGGCCCTCCAGCTCGAACCGGGACAAGCCGTGCTCTTCGACCGGGCGGCGGTCGAGCAGCTGATCTGGACCGACCGGCAGACTCAGGAACCGCGCGCGCAGGTCGTGACCCGGGGCCGCTCCTTCGTGAAGCTGCAGGGGGTCCGCACCCGGCGCCAGGGGGAGCATCTCATCCTGGAGAACGCGGTCAACATCTTCACCCTCCGCGGGCGGCTGGCGAAGAAGACCGAGACGCGCCGGGCAGGGGTGTTCGGCGAGGTGACGGAAGCCCTGGTGACGCTGAACCTCCCTGTCAAGTCGGGCGCGCCCGAGACCCGCCCGCATTACCTGAAGGTCGAGGCCTGGCGGGAGACGCCGCTCAAGGGGCAGTGCAGCGGCGCCCTGGTCATCACGCAGGTGCTCGTCAAGACGGATGCGAGCATCATCGGTGGAGAGAAGCGGTACTTCACCGTGCTGGAGGAACGCTCGAGCAGCGTGATGGCGTGAGCTGGCGGCATGAACGCGTGGTCGCCGGAGGTTGCCGTGATAGGCCCTCACCCGAGAACAAGCCCGCCACCTCCAACCCGGCTCACGGTCCTCGACCGGCGGCTCGCGGCACTGCTCCACCACGCCCAGCCGTTCTGACCTCCCACACCCGGGGCTGAACGGGCAGCCCCTCCATTCCGGTGCCTTCAGACGCTGGGTGAGATTTCGGAAGGACGGGCAAGGCATGCGGTGGCCCCTCTCCGTCCAGGGCCGGAGGAAGCCGGGCATGTCCGAACAGGCCACTCCTGCCCCCAAGCCGCAACACGAACTGGACGTGCTGTACGCCCGGCTCGCCGAACGCAACGCCCACCTGTTTCCCGGACGGCTCCGGGTGCCCCGCGCCGCCCGTGCGTGCGTCAAGGGTCCCGCCGCGCTGGAGCGCGAGATCTGGGCTTTCGGACAGTTCCAGCAGCGGCACGAGGGGAGGAGGCGGGTGCTGTGGACTGTGCCGGACGCCTGTTCCCCCAGCGAGCCCGAGTGGGAGGGCGTCGTCTGGATTCGGCACGCCAGCGGGCTGAAGGAGCGGGTGCCCATTCGTCAGCATCCCGCATTGCAGGCTGCGGTTTCGGAGGCCGGTCAGCCCGCCGACCTGAACGAGGCGGGAACGGCGATCTTCGAGC
This window encodes:
- a CDS encoding transposase, which codes for MRLDKLKSRARSFERLVGLTPEEFERLLSKLEPLWEQAHRRSLLGAGRVRRIGAGNTFKLDLSQRLFVTLLYLRQYFTMHVLGILFDLDAANVCRNIHGLLPVLEQALPAPLRSRTLQAKPDEVAGNQTKKPRKIRSLEEFLEVFPELTDVIVDGTEQPRGQPKVKKGQTPGKKAVGRPKDKKRFYSVKQGTHTLKTQVAVTPEGQVVHLSATASGRTHDMKVLKRSRLINRLPPHVRVWGDRGYTGLEKVYPERETIVPAKRPKKGELSLEQRELNRLISKVRITAENVINRMKKFRACKEFFRNEPKRHGVIWGCVAGLVNLRWQRRLLLPTT
- the ssb gene encoding single-stranded DNA-binding protein; this translates as MNKVLIIAALARDPELRYTPGGTAVLDLTLAGERHITGSDGRAHVIPFYENGQALGKYAEHLAERGYQAGDVLVADGQLDYSQWEAPEGGKRSALRVRVTGTVRQADGDFEIAQDGRGGQRLRGGLNRATVIGNVSADPELRYTPAGDAVLGLRLGVNEKYKDRQGQAQEKTHWVDVTLWRDLALAHQGLRKGDPVLVEGALVDESWTDRDGNRRRTKKVEADSVVPLSRGAGTGTSGTPAPAREQRQPVAASGTRAASSQNAAPAPTRSGGLDIDQGLEDFPPDEEPLPF
- a CDS encoding type II toxin-antitoxin system TacA family antitoxin — encoded protein: MTVDAQGRLTLPPEAQARLAQGPGQTLVIDVDLPVEQTPVGEGENPFLRFIGTLSPWPRTAARPPDVNGDTRTDRLHRHEGARRPASHQAGRRIPSSSFGAVCRWCGILAYNNAEGNVMTHLPKDERLHLRVTGEHHDLIEQAATLEGLTLTGFATRHLVDAATRVVEHHRVTQLGREQAEAFLRALEEGEAPQGVDRLTRHFGRTSLPVREEP
- a CDS encoding GNAT family N-acetyltransferase → MDDLQVTPLGPHHDRAAFTCGEATLDRYLREQASQDRKRSLARCYVLTRASEPARIVGYYTLSAHSLRLHDLPEDAARGIPYRDVPGVLIGRLALDVREQGRGLGERLLAAAVEHCARLESELGLRVIVVDALSEGAARFYERFGFQRFGSGELRLFLSLRHVRPRT